TGTAAAATACAGTAGCAGGACTTTAAGACCTGCTTAGTAAGTCTAAAAGCTATTACTAAGTGAAAAGCGATGAAGCAATAGCAGGTATGATAACTTTTAGGTGCAGAGCCCTTCCCAAAACCAGCCAACACTTCATTCCTTCTTAATTTCCCAATGGAATACATTTCAGCATGCACATAGGGATCAGAACAGGTCCTATTAACAAGTAATTCCTAGGAGTCTTGTTTGCAGGTGCATTTGAACATCTTAAGACTAGCTGAACAAACTAGAATGAGGACTTGGTGATCGTCGTCTGTCAGATATCACAGACACGTCCGTCCCAGATTTACCTTCAAAGTCAAGACTCAGGCCTTCTCAGGCTGAATGAatgagctttgtgtgtgtgtgagtgtgtgtgtgtgtgtgtgtgtgtgtgtgtgtgtgtgtgtgtgtgtgtgtgtgtgtgtgtgtgtgtgtgtgcgtgtgtgcgtgtgtgttgggggggggttgagaggCATCcaattaacattaacattatgtAAATACATTGGGTTGTTTTTGTGCATCAAGCACTTCTCTACTGATATTTATCGATTTAATGTAAATCAGACAATTTTTGATTGATAGGAAACTAGAATCAGAGCGAGAACCCAGTCAGAAACAATTTTAGGCAACTGTAAGTCACAAatatgttaataaaataaagtattggTAGCGgaacaaattattaattttgtgtttgaaataaattccttaatattttaatattccaaatattttactGTAACTTTTTTGACGGGAATAAAAAGATTGATTACTCGACAATTCTGTCAGCTATTTCACAACTGAATATGTGAAATTCAcgcattttgtgttgtttttaaaaaactttctttATGTACACACATTAGAGAAAATTCTAAGATTCGGTGAATATGATTGACGTCTTACCACGTGGTCTCGGAAACGGTCCGCGTCTAAAGACGGGATCTCTTTAAAAACGTCACTTTTTAAAGAGATGTAatgcatttatatttgaaatatcTGATATTAGCTCCTGAATATACTAAAGAAAAGTGAAACGTTTGGCAACTTAAATTCTCTAAACCATCCTATTCTACAATTTGGAGAATTTAAGATCTATACAGTCATTATTTGAGATTAAAATACTCAATGTGATATTCCAATGCCAGAACTGGTAATTGATTTAAGAAAAAACTACGTATAATTAAGGCATGTGTCTAGAGTCTCAGTTTGAGGTATCTTCTAAATCCTTGCTTTAATACCTAAAACTGACAAACAGTAGCTCAAATAtgaggcaaacaaacaaacacgaatAATGACTGTTATTCTTTTTTAAGTTTCTATTTTTTCTCGTTCATTTATACTTATTTCCATGATCTTTTTTTCAATTAACTATTTTACAGCGAGATTGTGATTCAAAGATCGTTCGTGAATTAAAACTTGGCAGCAACTTCTGTAAAGGAATTAATTGTCCTACCGTCAGTGTCAAAATGTTTCCAGATGTCCAGGAACTGGGACGCGGTGACCTCAGCCAGGTGCAGATACGGAGGCTGCTGCGCTTTATTTGCCATAATGCTGTCGACAGTGATGCTGCAGGTTCTGACACCAAGAAAAATCCGTTCCTAACTTTTCTTTGCGTCTTGTTTCAGCACACCCCACACTGTGGACCCTGCGCGCCGCCCGCCGCTTTTAAACCCGGCGCAGAAGCGGTGGTGAGCCTCATCGCCGCTAGGGGCGCACCGCCATTGAGCATCCATCTGAGTCAGCATCCTGCGTGCGCGTCTGTATGTGTGGACACGTGCATACACCCTCATCATGCACGCGtgcctgtgtgtttctgtgtgtttctgtgtgtttctgtgtgtttctgtgtgtttctgtgtgtttctgtgtgtttctgtgtgtttctgtgtgtttctgtgtgtttcttagTGTCAGAGCTGACTTCTCCTGCATCTGTCTGTATCTGAGCGTGCAGCCTGTCGCCTGACAATGTGCGGGGCTTCACAGACTTAATTAGAACTCACATACTAATCATATTTCCCCCACTGCCTCCAGCCAGCAGTGATTAGCTCATATAGTAATAAATGTAAGTTCTGGAGGAAAAAAGTGGGTATTTCATTAACGTCCAGTCCATACGGAGGGACAGGCAATGCCACAAATCCTATTAGGAGAATGAGGATGAAAAACGAAACTCTATATCTTTCCTCCACTTATTACTGCAGCAGGTCATAATATTCAGGATCAAGTAATAAGGCATAGTGAGCATGAGGGCAAGTATCGCTTGAAGCGTGTTCCTGCCGTTGTATGAGATCGAGCTTTTATATGAAGAATAAGacttgatttattttcactcaACTCCCATGCTGCCAAAATCCTACTAAAAACGTGGTCGTGTCTGCCAGCAGGAGAGTCTTGTCATGACTGGAACTGGAAAAGCTTgtctctcaggaggaggggaTGGACCATGTTAAAGACACTGGAGAAGTCGAAGAATAGAAACCTCACAGTACCACTTTTCAGGTCCAGGTGTGAGAGGGCTGTATGCAGGATATCGGGGGGGGTGAATGTTCAATGCCCACTTTCAAAAGGCTGGTAGCGATGACAGGACCATTCAAGGGGTTGGCAAGAACACTAGCAGCAAAGACAAGCTCTAAAGTGACCAGGCCAAGAAGACCGGACTAAGAGATGCCCCCCCAGGAGGGACTGGATTAGTCTGCAGGTCCTGCCCAAGTTGACATCAGGAACAGGAGTCATCGGAAGGTCGCCTTTGACTGGAAATCAGAAAGTGGAGTAGTCAGCTGGGCTGCCTCTGATTGAGGCACAGGAACAGGAGTAGCTGGACTGTTGCTCCAGACTGGACACGGGAATCAGGAGTCGGCTCAGTCACTCTATCCTTCTGTGAAATATGATCATAGAGTGGGTGTGAGAAAGGGTCACTCGGGGCTTGACAGTTGGGCCTTAATGGTACTGGGCCGGTGAGCCTAATGGTGCTAGGTAGCAGTTGAGGTGAAAGCTAGCCAGCTGCCCCTAACAGTGAAACTCAGCAAAGAAATTTAAtaacaaacatcacaaaaatcAAGAGCTTCACTTTCTGGCTCACCTCTCTCTTCAATGCCTGCATCACTACAGACTCTGTTCTGACCAATCAATGATCCCCCATTTTTCCCTCACGTATGACCCCAacaccccaagatacttgaactcctccattTGAGGGAGGAAGCCCTCCCAAACCTGGGGTGGGCAGGCTAGCATTTTCCTTTTCTGTGGTCGGCATGATACTAAAAGGACAGGACATGAAACAGAACTCAACTTTGTTCCAGGTCCAGAAATGACAGGCTATGTATATCTGAAAACTCATTGGATTGAAATAAGTTGGTCAGTGGTAATCTTCACTCATATTTAGTGACGGTATCACTCCGATACAGTTATGTGCAGTCCAAACTGATGGGTaccactttattttcatttctgtaattcAAGGTTACCCCAGCTGTAGCCGGGGCAGTGTGGAGAATATAATTAAGAAGATCGACCCAGTTGGCTCcctcctgcctgtgttgtggaTGCATTGTGGATCTCGACCTGTCACATCTCCTCAGAGGTGCATCAGTAATTTTCCAGATCCAGCTGTCACGCTGGTACAGTGCTGACACGCTGCTGGCAGCCTACTCCCTTTGGAAGCAGTGTGTGAAAGTCAGCAGAGACATTCCCTCTCACCATTTTCTACTCTTGTAGAAGTCACATTCAGTAACAGGCACAAAGCTGTCTCATAGACTTGGAGTTAAAGTACATGACAGTGCATAAGAGCAGTTTGTGGGAGTCTGACAGAGAAAAACTGTGTGACAGTGTTTAGGAATGTAAACTCAGCAGAGCTTTCCCACTCTATTTCCACAGCTTGTTTTTTCATCCGATAATAATCAATAGTGGCCTTAGGGTTCAGTTGGCATGGTGACAATAGATAGATCAACATTACATTACAGATGAGGCCTGTCGCCAGCCTGCAGGGACTGCCGACTGAATTGCATTTCAGTTTCCTCTTAACTCACTTCTATCACCTGTCATCATCGGTGCCCTGTTCACCACTTCCCTCCATTCAAATCAGAGAGCTGCTATTTGCATATCTTCACAGACGTCTCACTATGTGCTGTGAAGAGGAGTTGTGAGGCATCCATGTGGACATGTCTAGatataatccaaccctgaatgaGTGTTGGTTTGTATTGTCGGGCTGCTCGCTTCATTTGTATTAATATTTCAGCTCCACTGCAGGCTGTACCTCTACATGCTGTATGGAGATGAATTATGAAAGAGGAGAGAGCGAGGCACAGAAAAGTCATTTCCACTTCATCTCAATCTCACGGCGTTTTCATCAGATGGAGGTGTGTTTAAAGTAAAGGACTGAGAAAGGGAAGCTGAAAGTAGAAAGTGTTAATAagttgtctctctgtgtgtgtgtgtgtgtgtgtgtgtgtgtgtgtgcgtgcgtgtgtgcgtgtgtgtgtgtgtgtgtgtgtctgtcagtcagtctgtctgtctaattGCAAGTTTTCTCAAATCCTattctttaaatataaatggcTGAGTGGTGTGAAGGCGTGGTTCAAAGGAAACACAGAACATGTTTCACGTCTGGATGCATTCCTTAAACTGATAATTATCATTTGAACCTGAGGTGAAACAAGACTAAAGTCTTGGAAATCACTAAAATATTAACACCTTAAATTTACTAAAGCAGAAAATGCTCAGACTCTAAAAGAGACTGAGTAAAAATAAGTGACGAAATGTACACACTGaaatagacagacacacacaccctacctagaattaaaaaacaacaacatagtgTATCTACTGTaagtaatattttatttttcaggagcaacatttgcataaaaataaattgtcataattcaaaattttatactATGCTGATCTTGTGCGTTACAATCTGAGCAGACATCAGCTACAGTAATTATGACTCAAATGAGAACATTTACTGGCTAATcaattttttatataaaaacatgaacaagATCTCACACATCAGATATTAATGACAATTATTAATTTTGTTTGGCACAGCCGAGCAGATTTGACATTTCACTGATTCCTCATTCAGAGTAGAATTTAAGACTTCCATTAGCATGCTGATGTTAAGTGTGATATCTCAGAATTGGACTGCTGATCTAGGTTTTCCAGCTTTAATGAATGAGATGGTCAAGGAAACCTGGCAGCAGGTTCCAGGTCACCAGGAGAAGATTGAAAACTGCAGGTCCAGTTTTCATTATTAAAGCCCTTCCTGATATTACAGTTCTTTTGGTGTACGAATAAAAGGGATCCAAATGCAATCCACTGCAGAAAAACCTTATATAGCATTATTGGTTGATCAGATtagttcttctttctttttacattacattatgcTTTTTGTTATTccttatttttatatataaatccACTGCTTGACAATGTCAGTGTTAAAAGTGGAATCTCTTTACCTTAAGAAGGGCCTTTTTGAAACAAATTCAAGAATTagatcaaataaattatttttagtgtCAGCTCTAATTGAATCACTATGCAATGTTATAtgtcaaaaatatataaaatatttattgcaaaatatatgatgtatatttttaataataaaaaagaaaagtgactGGTAGTCAGTGACTGGTAGTCAGCAAAATAAACTGACATAAAGTTGTGTTAAATGTGTGATGTTGTTTACATCCTCTCATCAGGCTCCTCACAGGTAGTAgatggaaaatgtaaaaaagctTGCTGCATTAATCCAAGATGGAAACACACCAGTGGGGGTTGTGCAGTGGCCACCACTGTGTTTCTATTACACTTATTGATCTACAAACTGGGATATATGAGAATGTGGCCATTTTAAAGAGAACGAAAACTAAATGAAGGTATCCTGTAATGATATATACAATAGTCATATTTTCCCCTATTATACTCTTGCACAATAAAGGCCACCAACAGACTTTTAGAAACCAATTAGATTTTAAAGCAAAATGTTGTATGGAAACTTGGTATTGTTTTAATCTTGTCTGCTTTCCTGATGTGGTTGTATCTAACCCCTATCTGCAATGATCTTTGTTTCAGtatataattacagtacatcacaaCTAAGTGTCTTCTGAAGTTCGCTgtaatgaaacatatttaaCACGTTCATCCATAAAGGGAAGTTTTTCTCTTTAAGGTGTTTGTTGATCTCCTGCCAATTATCGATATTTGTCCAAAAGTAGTTAGCATTGCAATGTCAAAACTGCTTCAGATGCATTGAATTGTTGTTCCTTGAATTCATAGATGATCCAACACGTGTGAGGATCAGATTCAGCTAACTATCAGACATACAAACAACATTGAGACATACTATATAATGACAAAATGTAGTAGCTCAAATTCCCTCTTACCCCAATTCAAACACATCAGCCAACTTGCCTCATTATCTATCTCCAATTTCTGGACACCCTTGATCCAAAGACACAATCATTCACCGATGAATACTGGTATGTTGTCCACAGTAGATTTGCTAAATCCTCGAGGTTAGGCTGCTGACAAGCTTCTGGAGATCTTGTGTTCGAAGCTCTGTGGTCCTCAGCACTTCCTCATGGTTTACTTTGTGTTCGCTGTCATAGTCTTTCACGACCATGTTGGTGACGAGGGACAGACCCAAGACACGTATGCCACAGTGACGGGCCACCACAACCTCTGGAACGGTACTCATACCTGGAGAGGGGGGAAGAACTCTGGTTCAGATGCTCAAATCATCATTATCACAGTCATGAGCAGAtatatcagattttttttttttaaaatttcaccaAACAAATGTTTACATACATGCCAAGAGTCTTGTAATATTCATATGTGCTGAAGACTTCAAAGAAATCTAATAAAAGCTAATTAATGCAGCTCTTGATGAATGGAAGTTATCACTAAATTGACATGTATGAGTGATGAGGAATGTTTTCTAGCGAGAAACAAGATTCACTCAGACTCTGTTTGTTATTGAGTAGGGAGAACTGACAGTGAGCTTCATCACATGATGTATCGACCTCACTGGAAGCTAATCCAAGGCGCTGATGGTGGTGGACGACTGTTGCGTGACTAACAGTTTGAGAATTAATTCAAAGAAATTTTTGCACatggtccacacacacacacacacacacacacacacacacacacacacacacacacacacacacacacacacacacacacacacacacacacacacacacacacacacacacatctttagcAGGGCAGCACAGAAAATCTTAACAATCAGCACAATTTCAGGGCAGACAAGCAGAATATTACTGTCACACTTgatcattttattctatttgggAAGGGAAGGGGCATTGAACTCAAAAAAATTAGAACTTTAGCCACAGCAGTCAACTGCAGTtggcaaaataatttaaaaatggcCAAAGATCTTTGGtatacaaaatgtattttaaattcaagactacaaaaatgaaataggaaaaaaatggcaaagTATACCAAGCAATAAGAAGAAGACCAAAAttgctcttttttaaaataagaagAGATCCTAACAAATCTAGTCTCTGAAACAAAATGAGGAAGGGAAGCTAATGACAAAAATTTAAAAGCCCTCTTGGTAAGTTGCTGCTCCCACAAACTGTAAGGTTATGTAAGGCGCCAGGTTCAATAAGATCATCAGATTAAAGAACATCCATCAAGCTTATCCTTCAGTGTCTGACAACCTTGTCATTTAGGACCCATCCTGAAAACGGCACCTCAAACTGCTTACACCTCTGTGTTCTTAGCCTACAACCTTTTGGCTGTTGGTAATTGTATTCCAGAGGCCAATCAGATGCTGATTACTGAGGTTAATCCAAATAATACATCCATATTCCCTTCAACATCTCGCGTACCGACGTCTTATTTAAGATAAGATTCACCGTTGAAGGGAGCATGAGGGAGTGGTACTAACCAACGACATCAGCCCCCAGCATCTGCAGGGCTTTGCACTCTGCAATGGTCTCATAATGCGGTCCAGCCACCATGCAGTAAACTCCTTCATGAAGCCCGCTGTTGAAACCTAGCTCCTTCGCCGTTTGCTTGACCAGAGCCCTCAAGTCCTTGTCATACGCATCCGACATACAAGGGAAACGCACTCCAAACCTggacaaacatgaaacacacaagtcTATAACATGTAGAAGTTGATTGTACACAGAATTTGCCTGCAGAGTCATCCTTTATCCCTGTACCTCTGATCGTTTTGCCCACATAGCGAGTTCACTCCTGCGAAACCAGGCATGTTGATGTGATCTTTAATGATCATGATGTCGCCAGTGTTGTAGCTGTCATTGAGCCCCCCTGCTGCATTGGTCACAATCACAGTCTTCACGCCCAGCAGGAAGAAGACCCTCATTGGGTATGTCACCTGGTGTAACAGAATGGTATGCATCAGAGATGAGGTAGTTTGTACACTGCTGTCATTGACATGTCAGTATCGCTGACTGGAGAAGTGTGTTCACATGGACAACAGGGGAAGAGACAGCTTCTGCATAAAGAATAGACTCCACTTTTCTCATTACTACGGTACCTTGCTCAACTCTTTATGTCTGGAACAGTTTTGCTTGAGATCTTTATGGGGCGACTGATGGCCTCTAAATGATTGTTGTTGCATCTCACAGCAGTCACATTTGGAAATTGCTTTTCCCATGTCCTATTTCTCTACAGCTTGAAGATGTTATTCAGGCAAatgcagaaacattttcaagtgTCCTCATGTCTTGATAAGGTTGGCGCTGTCATTTTCAAACCCTGGTCTGTTGCTGTTGGTGGTGGCcttattatatattaaatataagtATAGCAAAGTGCTTCAGTCACAGTGGAAGTGTTACTACTTAACTAAAGGGAGCTGTGTATGATTACTCCAGCTAGTTATTGGATTATTTGCCACAAGTAATATTTCAACAATTATTAATAAAAGTCAAGTCACGTAATGATCaagaataaataacaatacagACACCAAATGTACAAGAGGACAAGTGTGTACATAACCACactgccattgtgtttaatgaTTTGAACTCAATTCTGACATGAGCATGTTGACATGCTTACAATGCCAAAGCTAAGATGTTAATATTCTGCCTTGAGGAGGTTGTGCTTATCATCTAGTGTAATATTTAACTTTCTTGTGATGCCTGCCTTTATTAATTGATACTAAACAAGGAACCAAGTGACTTTTTTGTACTCGTAGTTTTGAAGCAACCCACCCACTCTCAGACTGACTGGGATCCACTGAATGATAGTTCTGGTTTCCCATTTGTGTCTGAAACTGAACTTTCTATCCGTTGAGATTATTtggataatttaatttaaacagctGGTTCTACAGGTTCTATTAAGGCCAGAGGACACCCCATGTTCACACTGTGACACACTGAGAGATTTTCTTTGTGTAACAGCTTCTTAAACCCACAAAGTACCTTGTGAGTTGTAAACTACTTAGCTTTACATATTGAAGAAATGCTATGTTTAAACAAATGAATTTTAGCTACACTGTCTCTGACATGTCCAAGTTAAGTGTATAAAAGTTCAGTTTGATTTTGAAGTTGATTCACTACTAAAACAACACTCCTTTTGTTTGGTGTGTTATAGCAATAGGTTATGAGAGGATTTTACTGTTGGAACATTAAAACATAGAGGTCAAAATGAATGATTGTCTTGTAAAGATTGTGACAGAAAACGTAGTCTTTAGCGTTAAAGACTAGGCCTTCATAACAGAAGCTGGGAATGACTGTCTTAAAGTCAGGGACAAAGTCAGAGTACAACCAGTCAGCTTCAGTCCACTTATCCTGGATAGTATATCATTTGCATCAGCAAGGTTTCAAAATGCAGAAACAGGTTGGCATTAGTCAGATACCAAAACAGCAAACTGCTCACAAGACAATTTAGATGATAAATGGATCCTGCATTTAGAAGCATGTCATTCAAGTCAATCGAGTCATTAAATTCAACTAAATTCATTTGCAAAGAATGAGAAAGTAAACAAGTCCAAAAGGAAAAACCATGTACTGTAATTccaaaatcaaacacattatTTTGTTAGCTGCAGCAATTTGTA
This region of Antennarius striatus isolate MH-2024 chromosome 4, ASM4005453v1, whole genome shotgun sequence genomic DNA includes:
- the pnp6 gene encoding purine nucleoside phosphorylase 6 isoform X1, with protein sequence MEAESSSTHRSPSLSQTSLPFARYSYEDYEETARWLLDHTDQRPDVAIICGSGLGSLADVLSNKTVFAYKDIPRFPLSTVPGHAGQLVFGKLQGRECVCMQGRFHFYESSNINMVTYPMRVFFLLGVKTVIVTNAAGGLNDSYNTGDIMIIKDHINMPGFAGVNSLCGQNDQRFGVRFPCMSDAYDKDLRALVKQTAKELGFNSGLHEGVYCMVAGPHYETIAECKALQMLGADVVGMSTVPEVVVARHCGIRVLGLSLVTNMVVKDYDSEHKVNHEEVLRTTELRTQDLQKLVSSLTSRI
- the pnp6 gene encoding purine nucleoside phosphorylase 6 isoform X2 → MEAASSSTHRRYSYEDYEETARWLLDHTDQRPDVAIICGSGLGSLADVLSNKTVFAYKDIPRFPLSTVPGHAGQLVFGKLQGRECVCMQGRFHFYESSNINMVTYPMRVFFLLGVKTVIVTNAAGGLNDSYNTGDIMIIKDHINMPGFAGVNSLCGQNDQRFGVRFPCMSDAYDKDLRALVKQTAKELGFNSGLHEGVYCMVAGPHYETIAECKALQMLGADVVGMSTVPEVVVARHCGIRVLGLSLVTNMVVKDYDSEHKVNHEEVLRTTELRTQDLQKLVSSLTSRI